The Nicotiana tabacum cultivar K326 chromosome 14, ASM71507v2, whole genome shotgun sequence genome contains a region encoding:
- the LOC107761283 gene encoding COP9 signalosome complex subunit 3 isoform X2 gives MNLNMDSVESLVAQIQGLSGNLSDINHLHNLLKQSEELLHSESTRLISSLSQLDPSIHSLGYLYFLKAILSAPVSKEEANGLLVSLARFINSCVVEQIHLTPEKFIFICRWFKNQVILLEAPIRGVAPMLTAVRKLQVSSEQLTALHPDFLLLCVLAKCYKTGISILEDDIFEVDQPRDFFLYCYYGGMICIGQKQFGKALELLHNVVTAPMSTLNAIAVEAYKKYILVSLIRLGQFSASFPKHTSSVAQRNLKTFSQPYLELANSYGTGKISELETFVQTNMEKFESDNNLGLVKQVVSSMYKRNIQRLTQTYLTLSLQDIANTVQLSSSKEAEMHVLQMIEDGEIYATINQKDGMVRFLEDPEQYKTCAMIEYIDSSMKRIMSLSKKLTSMDELMSCDPMYLAKVGRERQRYDFDDFDSVPQRFNI, from the exons atGAATCTGAACATGGATTCCGTTGAATCTCTTGTGGCTCAAATCCAAGGGCTTTCTGGAAATTTATCAGATATTAATCATCTTCACAACCTTCTCAAACAATCGGAAGAGTTACTTCACTCTGAGTCGACTCGCTTAATTTcttcgctctctcaactcgaccctTCTATTCACTCACTTGGCTACCTCTATTTCTT GAAGGCGATCttgtctgccccagtttcaaaGGAGGAAGCTAATGGACTACTCGTTTCCCTTGCAAGATTTATCAATTCATGTGTTGTCGAGCAAATTCATTTGACACCTGAAAAAT TCATATTTATTTGTAGATGGTTTAAGAATCAAGTTATATTACTGGAAGCACCAATTCGTGGTGTGGCTCCTATGCTGACTGCTGTTCGCAAGCTGCAAGTTTCTTCTGAGCAGCTGACAGCGTTGCATCCCGATTTCCTTCTTCTTTGTGTATTAGCAAAGTGCTATAAAACTGGTATTTCTATACTGGAGGATGACATATTTGAGGTTGATCAGCCAAGGGACTTCTTTCTTTATTGTTACTACGG GGGGATGATTTGCATTGGACAAAAGCAATTTGGCAAAGCTTTGGAACTTCTACACAAT GTTGTGACGGCACCTATGTCCACTTTAAATGCTATAGCGGTTGAAGCTTACAAGAAGTACATTCTGGTTTCACTCATTCGTCTTGGGCAG TTTTCCGCCAGTTTTCCCAAGCACACTTCATCGGTGGCTCAAAGAAATTTGAAGACCTTCTCTCAG CCTTACCTGGAGTTGGCAAATAGTTATGGCACTGGAAAAATCTCTGAGCTTGAAACATTTGTTCAAACAAACATGGAGAAGTTTGAAAGTGA CAATAATCTTGGATTAGTGAAGCAAGTAGTCTCTTCTATGTATAAGCGCAATATTCAACGATTAACTCAAACATACCTCACTCTCTCCCTTCAAGATATTGCTAACACTGTCCAACTAAGTAGCTCTAAAGAGGCAGAAATGCACGTACTTCAAATG ATTGAAGATGGTGAGATATATGCAACTATAAATCAGAAGGATGGTATGGTTAGATTCCTGGAGGATCCTGAGCAGTATAAAACATGTGCAATGATCGAATACATTGATTCATCAATGAAGAG AATAATGTCGCTGTCGAAAAAGCTGACTTCAATGGATGAGCTTATGTCTTGTGATCCGATGTACCTAGCGAAG GTTGGCAGGGAGAGACAAAGAtatgattttgatgattttgatagTGTTCCTCAGAGATTCAACATATGA
- the LOC107761283 gene encoding COP9 signalosome complex subunit 3 isoform X1, whose protein sequence is MNLNMDSVESLVAQIQGLSGNLSDINHLHNLLKQSEELLHSESTRLISSLSQLDPSIHSLGYLYFLKAILSAPVSKEEANGLLVSLARFINSCVVEQIHLTPEKFIFICRWFKNQVILLEAPIRGVAPMLTAVRKLQVSSEQLTALHPDFLLLCVLAKCYKTGISILEDDIFEVDQPRDFFLYCYYGGMICIGQKQFGKALELLHNVVTAPMSTLNAIAVEAYKKYILVSLIRLGQFSASFPKHTSSVAQRNLKTFSQPYLELANSYGTGKISELETFVQTNMEKFESETFVQTNMEKFESDNNLGLVKQVVSSMYKRNIQRLTQTYLTLSLQDIANTVQLSSSKEAEMHVLQMIEDGEIYATINQKDGMVRFLEDPEQYKTCAMIEYIDSSMKRIMSLSKKLTSMDELMSCDPMYLAKVGRERQRYDFDDFDSVPQRFNI, encoded by the exons atGAATCTGAACATGGATTCCGTTGAATCTCTTGTGGCTCAAATCCAAGGGCTTTCTGGAAATTTATCAGATATTAATCATCTTCACAACCTTCTCAAACAATCGGAAGAGTTACTTCACTCTGAGTCGACTCGCTTAATTTcttcgctctctcaactcgaccctTCTATTCACTCACTTGGCTACCTCTATTTCTT GAAGGCGATCttgtctgccccagtttcaaaGGAGGAAGCTAATGGACTACTCGTTTCCCTTGCAAGATTTATCAATTCATGTGTTGTCGAGCAAATTCATTTGACACCTGAAAAAT TCATATTTATTTGTAGATGGTTTAAGAATCAAGTTATATTACTGGAAGCACCAATTCGTGGTGTGGCTCCTATGCTGACTGCTGTTCGCAAGCTGCAAGTTTCTTCTGAGCAGCTGACAGCGTTGCATCCCGATTTCCTTCTTCTTTGTGTATTAGCAAAGTGCTATAAAACTGGTATTTCTATACTGGAGGATGACATATTTGAGGTTGATCAGCCAAGGGACTTCTTTCTTTATTGTTACTACGG GGGGATGATTTGCATTGGACAAAAGCAATTTGGCAAAGCTTTGGAACTTCTACACAAT GTTGTGACGGCACCTATGTCCACTTTAAATGCTATAGCGGTTGAAGCTTACAAGAAGTACATTCTGGTTTCACTCATTCGTCTTGGGCAG TTTTCCGCCAGTTTTCCCAAGCACACTTCATCGGTGGCTCAAAGAAATTTGAAGACCTTCTCTCAG CCTTACCTGGAGTTGGCAAATAGTTATGGCACTGGAAAAATCTCTGAGCTTGAAACATTTGTTCAAACAAACATGGAGAAGTTTGAAAGTGAAACATTTGTTCAAACAAACATGGAGAAGTTTGAAAGT GACAATAATCTTGGATTAGTGAAGCAAGTAGTCTCTTCTATGTATAAGCGCAATATTCAACGATTAACTCAAACATACCTCACTCTCTCCCTTCAAGATATTGCTAACACTGTCCAACTAAGTAGCTCTAAAGAGGCAGAAATGCACGTACTTCAAATG ATTGAAGATGGTGAGATATATGCAACTATAAATCAGAAGGATGGTATGGTTAGATTCCTGGAGGATCCTGAGCAGTATAAAACATGTGCAATGATCGAATACATTGATTCATCAATGAAGAG AATAATGTCGCTGTCGAAAAAGCTGACTTCAATGGATGAGCTTATGTCTTGTGATCCGATGTACCTAGCGAAG GTTGGCAGGGAGAGACAAAGAtatgattttgatgattttgatagTGTTCCTCAGAGATTCAACATATGA